The following are encoded together in the Malaya genurostris strain Urasoe2022 chromosome 3, Malgen_1.1, whole genome shotgun sequence genome:
- the LOC131437929 gene encoding eukaryotic translation initiation factor 3 subunit I codes for MKPLMLQGHERAITQIKYNREGDLIFSTAKDHKPSVWFSLNGERLGTYNGHSGAVWCVDVDWTTTRLMTGGGDMTTKLWDVETGSTLGTIGCNSVVRTSNFSYSGNQASYSTDKTMGNNCELFIIDVRNVDSSISSQSPVLRLTMQQQSKITSMLWGALDETVITGHENGSMRIWDLRAGKELVSINDHTNVINDMQMSNDGTMFVSASKDNTAKLFDSDSLACLKTYKTERPVNSAAISPINEHVVLGGGQEAMEVTTTSTKAGKFDSRFFHLVYEEEFARVKGHFGPINSLAFHPDGKSYSTGGEDGFVRVQVFDASYYEFVFE; via the exons AAACCGCTGATGTTGCAAGGGCACGAACGTGCCATTACACAGATAAAATACAACCGGGAAGGTGATCTGATTTTCTCAACGGCAAAAGATCATAAGCCTTCTGTGTGGTTTTCTCTAAATGGCGAACGTCTGGGTACCTACAATGGACATTCCGGTGCTGTATGGTGTGTAGATGTAGACTGGACCACAACTAGATTGATGACTGGTGGTGGTGACATGACCACGAA ATTATGGGATGTTGAAACAGGAAGCACTTTAGGAACAATAGGTTGCAATTCAGTTGTACGAACTTCAAACTTTAGCTATTCTGGAAATCAAGCGTCATATTCTACGGACAAAACAATGGGTAATAACTGCGAGCTATTTATTATCGATGTTAGAAATGTGGACTCCAGTATTAGCAGCCAAAGTCCCGTGCTAAGGTTAACCATGCAACAGCAATCTAAGATCACTTCCATGCTGTGGGGTGCTTTAGACGAAACCGTCATTACCGGCCATGAAAATGGTTCAATGAGAATTTGGGATCTTCGTGCTGGTAAAGAGCTTGTTTCAATCAACGATCATACCAATGTTATCAATGACATGCAAATGTCCAACGATGGAACAATGTTTGTGTCCGCTTCCAAAGACAACACAGCTAAACTGTTTGATTCGGATTCACTGGCTTGTTTGAAAACGTATAAAACAGAACGACCGGTTAATTCTGCTGCAATTAGTCCAATCAACGAACATGTTGTGCTAGGAGGTGGACAGGAAGCAATGGAGGTAACAACCACTTCCACTAAGGCTGGTAAATTTGATTCACGATTCTTCCATCTGGTGTACGAAGAAGAGTTTGCTCGCGTCAAGGGTCATTTTGGCCCAATCAACAGTTTAGCCTTCCATCCGGATGGCAAAAGCTATTCAACGGGAGGGGAGGATGGTTTTGTACGGGTTCAAGTTTTCGATGCATCATATTATGAATTTGTTTTCGAGTAA